A single Dunckerocampus dactyliophorus isolate RoL2022-P2 chromosome 2, RoL_Ddac_1.1, whole genome shotgun sequence DNA region contains:
- the LOC129173707 gene encoding ceramide synthase 2-like isoform X2: protein MTAEPSPKLESFYTQQSRRPTQGDVVNLMFLCGKSQRQIETWFRLRRQQDRPCQTRKFGEAAWRFFFYLVAFIAGLTCLVDAPWFWDLRECWRQYPVQPMQRVHYWYYMLELGFYGSLLLRISVDIKRKDFKEQVVHHLATIFLLSFSYCANYIRIGTLVMLLHDSSDILLESAKMFNYGSGWRKVCDTLFVVFTVVFLLTRLVIFPSKIIHTTLVLSMEMFQPFAGYYCFNLLLMVLQALHVFWAGLILRMVYKFLKGKLEKDERSDEDTDLEVDRGEEVQEGDYYQKTSKDTQNYKLPPLSNSCVLNNLTNHRASIADNMRKAQ, encoded by the exons ATGACTGCAGAGCCTTCCCCAAAGCTGGAGTCCTTTTACACGCAACAAAGCAGAAGACCGACACAG gGCGATGTTGTTAATTTAATGTTCCTGTGCGGCAAAAGCCAGAGACAAATTGAGACCTGGTTCCGACTTCGTAGACAGCAGGACAGGCCGTGTCAAACCAGGAAGTTTGGGGAGGCTGC TTGGAGGTTCTTTTTCTACCTCGTAGCCTTCATTGCTGGCCTGACCTGCTTGGTTGAT GCACCCTGGTTTTGGGACCTCAGGGAATGTTGGAGGCAATATCCAGTTCAG CCCATGCAGAGAGTTCATTACTGGTACTACATGCTGGAGCTTGGCTTTTATGGCTCCTTGCTGCTCCGCATCTCTGTAGACATCAAGAGGAAG GATTTTAAAGAACAAGTGGTCCACCATTTGGCCACCATCTTTCTTCTTAGTTTCTCCTATTGTGCCAACTACATCCGTATCGGCACCTTGGTCATGCTTCTTCATGACTCGTCTGATATCCTACTAGAG TCTGCCAAAATGTTTAACTACGGCTCTGGGTGGAGGAAAGTATGCGACACACTGTTTGTGGTCTTTACTGTTGTCTTCCTTTTAACTCGATTGGTGATTTTTCCCAGCAA GATCATCCATACCACCCTTGTACTGTCCATGGAGATGTTCCAACCCTTTGCTGGCTACTACTGTTTTAACTTGCTCTTAATGGTGCTGCAAGCGCTTCATGTCTTCTGGGCTGGTTTAATCTTACGAATGGTTTATAAATTCTTGAAAGGAAAG TTGGAAAAAGATGAACGCAGCGATGAAGACACTGACTTGGAGGTGGACAGAGGAGAAGAAGTCCAAGAAGGAGATTATTATCAGAAGACGAGTAAAGATACTCAGAACTACAAACTACCCCCATTGAGTAACAGCTGCGTCCTCAACAATCTGACCAACCACAGAGCCTCAATTGCCGATAATATGCGTAAAGCTCAGTAA
- the LOC129173707 gene encoding ceramide synthase 2-like isoform X1 codes for MDLLPDLWRQDYWLPPGVTWNDMNQLADSERPLPRDLLVALPLALGFVLLRYVFERFFAPPLGRCLGVRNRLQMTAEPSPKLESFYTQQSRRPTQGDVVNLMFLCGKSQRQIETWFRLRRQQDRPCQTRKFGEAAWRFFFYLVAFIAGLTCLVDAPWFWDLRECWRQYPVQPMQRVHYWYYMLELGFYGSLLLRISVDIKRKDFKEQVVHHLATIFLLSFSYCANYIRIGTLVMLLHDSSDILLESAKMFNYGSGWRKVCDTLFVVFTVVFLLTRLVIFPSKIIHTTLVLSMEMFQPFAGYYCFNLLLMVLQALHVFWAGLILRMVYKFLKGKLEKDERSDEDTDLEVDRGEEVQEGDYYQKTSKDTQNYKLPPLSNSCVLNNLTNHRASIADNMRKAQ; via the exons ATGGATTTGCTGCCTGATTTGTGGAGGCAGGACTACTGGCTTCCTCCAGGTGTGACCTGGAACGACATGAATCAGCTGGCCGACTCCGAGCGACCTCTACCCCGAGACCTCCTAGTAGCGTTGCCCCTCGCTTTGGGCTTTGTGCTCCTGCGTTATGTGTTTGAGAG GTTCTTTGCCCCACCCTTGGGCAGATGTTTAGGGGTTAGGAATAGATTACAAATGACTGCAGAGCCTTCCCCAAAGCTGGAGTCCTTTTACACGCAACAAAGCAGAAGACCGACACAG gGCGATGTTGTTAATTTAATGTTCCTGTGCGGCAAAAGCCAGAGACAAATTGAGACCTGGTTCCGACTTCGTAGACAGCAGGACAGGCCGTGTCAAACCAGGAAGTTTGGGGAGGCTGC TTGGAGGTTCTTTTTCTACCTCGTAGCCTTCATTGCTGGCCTGACCTGCTTGGTTGAT GCACCCTGGTTTTGGGACCTCAGGGAATGTTGGAGGCAATATCCAGTTCAG CCCATGCAGAGAGTTCATTACTGGTACTACATGCTGGAGCTTGGCTTTTATGGCTCCTTGCTGCTCCGCATCTCTGTAGACATCAAGAGGAAG GATTTTAAAGAACAAGTGGTCCACCATTTGGCCACCATCTTTCTTCTTAGTTTCTCCTATTGTGCCAACTACATCCGTATCGGCACCTTGGTCATGCTTCTTCATGACTCGTCTGATATCCTACTAGAG TCTGCCAAAATGTTTAACTACGGCTCTGGGTGGAGGAAAGTATGCGACACACTGTTTGTGGTCTTTACTGTTGTCTTCCTTTTAACTCGATTGGTGATTTTTCCCAGCAA GATCATCCATACCACCCTTGTACTGTCCATGGAGATGTTCCAACCCTTTGCTGGCTACTACTGTTTTAACTTGCTCTTAATGGTGCTGCAAGCGCTTCATGTCTTCTGGGCTGGTTTAATCTTACGAATGGTTTATAAATTCTTGAAAGGAAAG TTGGAAAAAGATGAACGCAGCGATGAAGACACTGACTTGGAGGTGGACAGAGGAGAAGAAGTCCAAGAAGGAGATTATTATCAGAAGACGAGTAAAGATACTCAGAACTACAAACTACCCCCATTGAGTAACAGCTGCGTCCTCAACAATCTGACCAACCACAGAGCCTCAATTGCCGATAATATGCGTAAAGCTCAGTAA
- the LOC129177918 gene encoding cortexin-1 has translation MSNTNYWVVDYDLSSPAPPSFARAPTVLQPMAGHPDQGTALCFVGLLVLLLLFLLVRCVRILLDPYSSMPASSWTDHKEGLDKGQFDYALV, from the coding sequence ATGAGCAACACCAACTACTGGGTTGTGGATTATGACCTCTCCTCTCCGGCTCCGCCAAGCTTCGCCAGGGCCCCGACAGTGCTGCAGCCAATGGCGGGACACCCTGACCAGGGCACGGCCTTGTGCTTTGTGGGCCTCCTGGTGCTCCTGTTACTCTTCCTGCTGGTTCGCTGCGTGCGTATCCTGTTAGACCCTTACAGCAGCATGCCGGCGTCATCGTGGACTGACCACAAGGAGGGTCTGGACAAAGGGCAGTTTGATTATGCACTGGTGTGA